The Sulfurospirillum diekertiae genomic sequence GCATTGCGATGTTCGTTTTCATCTCAGATTCTAAACGTTCAGCAATTTTGTTTGACGTAACGTATTTGCCATCAAGTCCAGCAAAAGGAGAGTCATTAACGCCAAAAACAACCGAAAGGGTTGGCTCTTCAATATGCAATGGATCAAGAGGAATTGGATTGTTTGGATCAACGATACTATCACCCACATCCAGTGTCTCAAAACCAGCAATAGCAACGATATCGCCACTTTCTGCTTCCGTGATATCAATTCTGTCCAATCCGTGAAAACCAATCAATTTAGAGATACGTCCACGAATTTGTTCGCCATCAGCTTTTGCAAGTAACACGGTTTCATTTTTCTTAATCGTTCCGTTGAAAATACGCGCAATACCAATTTTACCAACATAGTTATCGTAATCAAGGGTAAACACTTGAAGTTGAAGAGGATTTTCTGCTGAACCAGTAGGAACGGGAACATGCTTAAGAATCGTTTCAAAGAGAGGCACAAGATTTTTACTTTCGTCACTCATGTTGTATTTAGCAAAACCATCGCGTGCTGCTGCATAAATGATAGGGAATTCAAGTTGATCTTCATTCGCACCAAGGGCAACTAAAAGGTCAAATACCTCATCAACAACACGATCAGGATCTGCCGCAGGTTTGTCAATTTTGTTGACAACCACAATCGGACACAGACCAAGACTGAGTGCTTTTTTAACAACAAATTTGGTTTGAGGCATAACGCCTTCTTGAGCGTCGACAAGCAATAAAACGCCATCAACCATTTTTAAAACACGCTCAACCTCACCACCAAAGTCAGCATGGCCTGGAGTGTCGATAATGTTAATTTTAGTATCTTTATAGCGAATAGCTGTATTTTTAGAAAGGATAGTGATACCACGTTCTTTTTCTAGATCGTTGCTATCCATCGCTCTTTCTTCTACTTTTTGATGTGCTGTGTACGTTCCTGATTGTTTTAACAGCTCATCAACTAAGGTCGTTTTTCCGTGGTCAACGTGTGCGATCACGGCAATATTTCTAAACTCTTGCAAAAAATTCTCCTCGTAAACTTTGACTTTTACATCTCATATAAAACGTACGTGATTGGTGTAGTTTGATGAAGTAAATATGCTTCATTATAGCACGTTCTTACTAAAATTAAAATATCCTTACATGTAAAGCTATTTGAGCGTTCATTTTTTAAAATTGGAATGAGTATTGCTTGTCAAAAGAGTGAAATCATCTCTTTGATTGAAGGATAGGTCAAAAAAGAAAGATGCTATTTCTCTCTAAAAGGCAAGCTTTTCAGAGAAACATCAGCACATAGCCTTGTTTTGTGGCCTTGTAGCTAATGTCGTTTTAAAGTTTCGTTCGGAAAATGTTATAAAAATAAAAAATTAAGGTCATGGCAATGCAAGATATTCTCTCCTTTATTCCAGCTCCAAGCCCTATAACTCTTGCGCCTTCAACAAACGAACCCATTCAAGCAGAGAGTGCCAATGGTGCTTTTTCCGAGAGTTTTTTTTCCATTATTCTAAGTCAAATGACAAAAGAAGGTAAACAAGTTTCACTGAGTGATCTCGAACAAGACGCTCCAACAACAAATGAAACAAATCTCAATCTTACGTCAACAGATCAAAAAGCTAAAAGCGTAGATGAACATCTTTTAGATGACCTTCTCAGTGTTGTGAATGCACTTCAACAAAATTCACAAACAACCATTTTCCCGACACTTAAACCCTCTTCCACCCTTGAAAAAATTCTTGGAAGCGAAACTGCTCGTCAAGATTTTGCCAATGTTAAAAACGTCAGTGATTTGATGGATTTATCCAAAAAATATAATCTTGGATTGGAAAAACTTTCAATTTCAACAGAAAATATGGATAGCATTCAAAAGAAATTCCCAACACTCGCTCAAAATAATTTTTTCGATGATCTTAAAACGGCTCTCAATACAGTTCAAAGTACACAAAATGGTGAAACAACCAAAGCGGTAACAACCAACCTTATGAGCCTTTTAGATAAACAGCCAACAACAACGGAAATCCCAACCGTTACGCCATCTATATTAAGTGAGCTGATTTCAAAAGAGGCAAAACCAACACCTACAATGGAAACTACCAATGTGACCACAACAGATACAACAACACAAAGTAATTCTATTGTCGAAGAGCCCCTTATAGTAAATGAAAAGCAACAGAACACTCTTGCAAAAGCGCTTCAAACTCCACAAGAAGAGAGCACTCAAGCAGCACCTCTTGAAACCATTGTTCAAAAAGTGGCGAATGACAACGAACCCAAAAAGCCCGTAACACCTGTTCAAATAGCAGAGGTAGTCACACAAGAAGAATCTGCACAAATTCAAGTTGCCACTACACATGTTAATGAAGTTAAAAAAGAACCTTTGGTCAAAACAGCCGAAGAGACAACCGATACTGCCCTAAAAACTGTAAAATCTGATAAAACAATCAGTGATGTTGCATCTTCAGCAGAAGAGGTAACACAAATTCAAAAAGTGGTGAAGCCAGAAGAAGAAACACCTAAATCAGAAGATGCCCCACTAACAGTCGATGCTAAAACAGATGGCAAAGTAACCGCAAAACAAGATTTAGCAACCACTAAAGCTGTACCCGTTAAAGAAACTTTGAACCAATTTGCAACGGATCTTAAAGAAAAAATTGAAGCCTATAAACCCCCTATTATGAAGGTAGAACTCTCTTTAAGCCCTAAAAACTTAGGAGATGTTGATGTTACGTTACTCACGCGGGGAAATAATTTACATGTAAACATCTCTTCCACCACGAGTACGATGTCACTGTTTACTCAAAACCAAAATGACGTTAAAAATGCGCTGATTAATATGGGTTTCACTAACCTACAAATGAATTTTAGTGACCAACGAAATAGCGACCAATCACAACAAAACAAAGAACAACGTAGTGATAACTCTAAAGAGTTTATCACGGAATCAAGTGAGGAAGAGACAGCATCTTTAGAAATCGTCATTCCTCAATATGTATAAATTATAAAGAAAAGGATACATTATGGCAATCAATACAAAAGGTTATGAAAGCCTCCTAAACCCAGGTACTGCCAGTTCAACAACAACAAAAACAGCAGCGTCAACAGGAAGTGCTGACACGTTAGGAAAAGATGATTTTTTGAAACTTTTGCTAACAGAACTTCAGCACCAAGACCCTACAAGTCCTATGGACAGCGATAAAATCTTAACCCAAACCTCTCAGCTTGCAACACTGGAATCGGCAACCAAAACCAATACCGCTTTGGATAATTTGTCATCGCAACTTAAAGAGAGTGTTAGCGCTAATGCAACAAACTTAATTGGTAAAATGGGCAGTTTGGGATATAACGCTATTACACTTAATAACAGCACTGCTAAATATGAAGTTTATTTTCCAACCGAAATTAAAAGTGGAACACTCAGCATTACAGACAAAGATAAAAATGTTGTACAAACCATCGATCTTAAAGATGCCGTA encodes the following:
- the typA gene encoding translational GTPase TypA, which produces MQEFRNIAVIAHVDHGKTTLVDELLKQSGTYTAHQKVEERAMDSNDLEKERGITILSKNTAIRYKDTKINIIDTPGHADFGGEVERVLKMVDGVLLLVDAQEGVMPQTKFVVKKALSLGLCPIVVVNKIDKPAADPDRVVDEVFDLLVALGANEDQLEFPIIYAAARDGFAKYNMSDESKNLVPLFETILKHVPVPTGSAENPLQLQVFTLDYDNYVGKIGIARIFNGTIKKNETVLLAKADGEQIRGRISKLIGFHGLDRIDITEAESGDIVAIAGFETLDVGDSIVDPNNPIPLDPLHIEEPTLSVVFGVNDSPFAGLDGKYVTSNKIAERLESEMKTNIAMRYENAGEGKFKVSGRGELQITILAENMRREGFEFSLGRPEVIIKEENGVKLEPYEHLVIDVPDDFTGTVIEKLGRKKAEMKAMNPTGDGQTRIEFEIPARGLIGFRGQFLTDTKGEGVMNHSFLDFRPLSGEVEHRKNGALISMENGTAMGYSLFSLQERGVLFVDVQYKVYAGMIIGEHSRPNDLDVNPIKGKPQSNVRSSGADEAIKLVPPRKMNLELALEWIENDELVEVTPINIRIRKKYLDPNLRKRMSR
- a CDS encoding flagellar hook-length control protein FliK, which codes for MQDILSFIPAPSPITLAPSTNEPIQAESANGAFSESFFSIILSQMTKEGKQVSLSDLEQDAPTTNETNLNLTSTDQKAKSVDEHLLDDLLSVVNALQQNSQTTIFPTLKPSSTLEKILGSETARQDFANVKNVSDLMDLSKKYNLGLEKLSISTENMDSIQKKFPTLAQNNFFDDLKTALNTVQSTQNGETTKAVTTNLMSLLDKQPTTTEIPTVTPSILSELISKEAKPTPTMETTNVTTTDTTTQSNSIVEEPLIVNEKQQNTLAKALQTPQEESTQAAPLETIVQKVANDNEPKKPVTPVQIAEVVTQEESAQIQVATTHVNEVKKEPLVKTAEETTDTALKTVKSDKTISDVASSAEEVTQIQKVVKPEEETPKSEDAPLTVDAKTDGKVTAKQDLATTKAVPVKETLNQFATDLKEKIEAYKPPIMKVELSLSPKNLGDVDVTLLTRGNNLHVNISSTTSTMSLFTQNQNDVKNALINMGFTNLQMNFSDQRNSDQSQQNKEQRSDNSKEFITESSEEETASLEIVIPQYV
- a CDS encoding flagellar hook capping FlgD N-terminal domain-containing protein; its protein translation is MAINTKGYESLLNPGTASSTTTKTAASTGSADTLGKDDFLKLLLTELQHQDPTSPMDSDKILTQTSQLATLESATKTNTALDNLSSQLKESVSANATNLIGKMGSLGYNAITLNNSTAKYEVYFPTEIKSGTLSITDKDKNVVQTIDLKDAVGKSGVISFEWDGKNKYGEQLKDGYYGVTAEYLDKNNDQQKTQFGVYPVESVRYDNGSSYIKLGSNYFPMSDVVEYYDK